The following coding sequences are from one Desulfofalx alkaliphila DSM 12257 window:
- a CDS encoding HNH endonuclease, which yields MQKKLDYYPTNAKNCTVDEWIQMLQEKDCFTPVLLEAIYVLVVEMGGKGSAKQISEITGRPYQVYNSSMAQTVKRLRKKGYTFVADVRKNSKKERYWSHFFKGYYEKELFIWEVKDSLQEAFMIYSRKFDRIDARTHDNEIVNEYETVEGMRRHRIHYQIERNPEIINIAKKEFLKRHGELFCEACNFSFKKTYEIDFIEAHHILPLYMGKRMTRKKDLIMLCANCHRAVHNKKWNDKPIDDFLEYMKNKLMKY from the coding sequence ATGCAAAAAAAATTAGATTACTATCCAACAAATGCAAAAAATTGTACTGTCGATGAGTGGATTCAGATGTTACAAGAGAAAGACTGTTTTACTCCTGTCTTACTTGAAGCCATCTATGTCTTAGTGGTTGAAATGGGTGGTAAAGGATCCGCCAAACAAATATCGGAAATAACTGGACGTCCATATCAAGTATATAATTCATCTATGGCTCAAACAGTTAAACGGCTAAGAAAAAAAGGTTATACATTTGTAGCTGATGTGAGGAAAAACAGTAAAAAGGAAAGGTACTGGAGTCATTTTTTTAAGGGATATTATGAGAAGGAACTATTTATTTGGGAAGTGAAAGATTCTTTACAAGAAGCATTTATGATATACAGTAGAAAGTTTGATAGGATTGATGCTCGGACTCATGATAATGAAATAGTAAATGAGTATGAAACTGTCGAAGGAATGAGACGCCATCGTATTCATTATCAAATTGAACGTAATCCAGAAATAATAAATATTGCAAAGAAGGAATTTCTTAAAAGGCATGGGGAACTTTTTTGTGAAGCGTGTAACTTTTCATTCAAGAAAACATATGAGATTGATTTTATTGAAGCACATCATATTTTACCACTATATATGGGAAAAAGGATGACTAGAAAGAAAGACTTAATTATGCTGTGTGCAAATTGTCATCGTGCAGTACATAATAAGAAGTGGAATGATAAACCGATAGATGATTTTTTAGAATACATGAAAAACAAATTGATGAAATATTAA
- a CDS encoding recombinase family protein, whose protein sequence is MSENRRVHFIPPRPVQREKRVGIYCRVSSNSMEQLNSLTNQVSALTRLTAVTPNWLLVDTYIDIASGKSGSKRIEFIRMLEDCQAKNIEIVITKNISRFGRDTVEVLESLNKLKEHGVRVIFEQEGLDTADTDSEMMISIIESIAQAENESRSENIKWGYRRRAAQGTSKLYNRKCYGYENDIDGELIIKEDEAKNVRLTFELYLRGFSIIGIKRELEKRGIKTPTGKENWSKRTIDVMLSNEKYIGVVRLLNAGEHQEHYVSENNHPAIISKEQFEAVQEEKKKRSNVVKGKNGVKRKDKKYSSKRRID, encoded by the coding sequence ATGTCTGAAAATCGAAGGGTTCATTTTATTCCACCAAGACCTGTACAACGAGAGAAACGTGTGGGGATATATTGTCGAGTCAGTTCGAACAGCATGGAACAATTAAATAGTTTAACAAACCAAGTATCTGCACTTACCAGGTTAACAGCCGTCACTCCGAATTGGTTGCTTGTTGATACATATATAGATATTGCATCAGGAAAGTCTGGTTCAAAAAGAATAGAATTTATTCGTATGTTAGAAGATTGTCAGGCGAAAAACATTGAAATTGTTATCACTAAAAATATTAGCCGCTTTGGTCGTGATACAGTTGAAGTGCTAGAATCACTGAATAAACTGAAGGAACATGGAGTTCGTGTTATTTTTGAACAAGAAGGATTAGATACAGCCGATACGGATAGTGAAATGATGATTTCCATTATTGAATCCATTGCCCAAGCAGAAAATGAATCTCGTAGTGAAAATATTAAATGGGGTTATAGACGTCGTGCGGCACAAGGCACATCAAAATTATATAACCGAAAATGTTACGGTTATGAAAATGATATAGATGGAGAACTGATCATTAAGGAAGATGAAGCTAAAAATGTCCGATTAACTTTTGAACTGTATTTGCGCGGGTTTAGTATTATTGGTATAAAGCGAGAGTTAGAAAAACGAGGAATAAAAACCCCAACCGGAAAAGAAAATTGGAGTAAACGAACGATTGATGTCATGCTGAGCAATGAGAAATATATCGGTGTAGTTAGGCTACTTAATGCGGGAGAACACCAAGAACATTATGTTTCAGAAAATAACCATCCAGCAATTATTTCAAAAGAACAATTTGAAGCGGTACAAGAGGAAAAGAAAAAGAGAAGTAATGTTGTGAAAGGGAAGAATGGGGTGAAACGGAAAGATAAAAAGTATAGTTCCAAAAGACGAATTGATTAA